In Lachancea thermotolerans CBS 6340 chromosome H complete sequence, a single genomic region encodes these proteins:
- a CDS encoding Mg-dependent acid phosphatase (similar to uniprot|P40081 Saccharomyces cerevisiae YER134C Hypothetical ORF): MPYPEVAAFDLDYTVWPCFCDTHLNPPFKPVTGKNGEVHTLIDSYGYEVAFYKDVPRILADLKSHGVKIVSASRTWAPDIARDLLRGFKVEYEGEIVPLITLFDSLQWGERSKVNHISLGIKDIFGKKADIKDYKCCLFDDESRNRDVERYGVKYVYVRDPEKGTTWDLYQRYLSGN, encoded by the coding sequence ATGCCATACCCAGAAGTTGCCGCCTTTGACTTGGATTACACAGTGTGGCCCTGTTTCTGCGATACCCACCTGAACCCGCCCTTCAAGCCTGTTACGGGCAAGAACGGTGAGGTCCATACGTTGATTGACTCCTACGGATACGAGGTTGCGTTTTATAAAGATGTACCTCGGATCTTGGCCGACCTGAAGTCACACGGGGTCAAGATCGTGTCTGCTTCGAGGACCTGGGCCCCTGATATTGCTCGTGATCTATTGCGAGGCTTTAAAGTCGAATACGAAGGCGAAATTGTACCGCTGATCACTTTGTTTGACTCGCTTCAGTGGGGAGAGAGAAGCAAGGTCAACCACATTAGCCTTGGCATCAAAGACATATTCGGAAAGAAAGCTGACATTAAAGACTACAAGTGTTGTCTGTTTGATGACGAAAGCAGGAACAGAGACGTTGAGAGATACGGCGTTAAATACGTATACGTAAGGGATCCCGAAAAAGGCACAACTTGGGATCTCTACCAAAGATATCTAAGCGGTAATTAA